Proteins encoded in a region of the Mycoplasma mobile 163K genome:
- a CDS encoding lipoprotein 17-related variable surface protein produces the protein MKLNHKKLLISLGTLTSVAVIPISIVACATNEQNEVNLDTILANISEIKLLENAEKQLPSKITNENLNQIIEPFKFENTDFDINLTISEANDLEGILKINLAINLKTKPKNVSNKNFTISGFKKISDILQGELAKINSESFLVKQGVNLRNIPIFTVDEITLKNSFILPIASLNSGVEFLFEPLEQIKGNEELGKLNLKVIAIYKRENLDAITLEKVITINGFSSIINDALDLVKELNPIQTSNFSSLLPSEIKDSDLNTYIETPLKIITGISYSINLKENSSNNKEGSLIVILNAISNNGFKNSKEIIVNFFQTSKGRIEQILETINSGHFKINNPKKIPSEINNENLGLEIDFSSFDVKLDNFKLSYSISELQIPNDKLGQLILKITGTLEDINFSKEITLSGFQTSDERIKQILDNINASNFLVKDYKQLASSILDSNLKQLIKFNINSSIQKVNIDYQLLQSNFYNDEKGTITLLLTGTLSTSIISKEITIRGFITAKEAFADALGLIKGKIDSNFFTPSRVNLTEINFKEMEIKLKDIGFNSAYEFGNINTNRVVVKSYQIITVNNEKFDSKTKNMKIIVNGTFDGIAITYERDLIGFSAIDESIINSLIIIEKIAQGQLEQESFANNTLENITSNSREDFNLINQGIVVKLGDAWERNVDGNIILVDGIPVLDSSLKARGLKYLSNTFRWVTSDSKIENGIIISQTLTISFHFDETIDSLDLGISNFTISKVISISSKEN, from the coding sequence ATGAAATTAAATCACAAAAAATTATTAATAAGTCTTGGAACACTAACAAGTGTCGCTGTTATTCCTATAAGTATTGTAGCTTGTGCAACAAATGAACAAAATGAAGTAAATTTAGACACAATTTTAGCAAATATTAGTGAAATAAAATTGCTTGAAAATGCTGAAAAGCAACTTCCTTCAAAAATTACAAATGAAAATTTAAATCAAATTATTGAACCTTTTAAATTTGAAAATACAGATTTTGATATTAATTTAACAATTAGTGAAGCAAATGATCTTGAAGGAATTTTAAAAATAAATTTAGCTATCAATTTAAAAACAAAACCTAAAAATGTTTCAAACAAAAATTTTACTATTAGTGGCTTTAAAAAAATAAGTGACATTCTTCAAGGTGAATTAGCAAAAATTAATTCAGAAAGTTTTTTAGTAAAACAAGGTGTAAATTTAAGGAATATTCCTATTTTTACAGTTGATGAAATAACTTTAAAAAATTCTTTTATTTTACCAATAGCCAGTTTAAATAGTGGAGTTGAATTTTTATTTGAACCTTTAGAACAAATTAAAGGAAATGAAGAATTAGGTAAGTTAAATCTAAAAGTTATTGCAATATATAAAAGAGAAAATTTAGATGCAATTACATTAGAAAAAGTAATTACAATTAATGGTTTTAGTTCAATTATTAATGATGCTTTAGATTTAGTAAAAGAATTAAATCCAATTCAAACAAGTAATTTTAGTTCTCTTCTTCCTTCGGAAATTAAAGATAGCGATCTAAATACTTATATTGAAACTCCTTTAAAAATAATAACAGGAATTAGTTATTCAATTAATTTAAAAGAAAATTCAAGTAATAATAAAGAAGGATCTTTAATTGTAATTTTAAATGCAATTTCAAATAATGGTTTTAAAAATTCAAAAGAAATAATAGTGAATTTTTTTCAAACTTCAAAAGGAAGAATTGAACAAATTTTAGAAACTATTAATAGTGGTCATTTTAAAATTAACAATCCTAAAAAAATCCCTTCTGAAATTAATAATGAAAATTTAGGTTTAGAAATTGATTTTAGTTCTTTTGATGTTAAATTAGATAATTTTAAATTATCTTATAGTATTTCAGAATTGCAAATTCCAAATGATAAATTAGGGCAATTAATTTTAAAAATAACAGGTACTCTTGAAGATATTAATTTTTCAAAAGAAATTACTCTTAGTGGTTTTCAAACTTCAGACGAAAGAATTAAACAAATTTTAGATAATATTAATGCTTCTAATTTTCTTGTTAAAGATTATAAGCAACTTGCATCTTCAATTTTAGATTCTAATTTAAAACAATTAATTAAATTTAATATTAACTCATCTATACAAAAAGTAAATATTGATTATCAATTATTACAATCTAATTTTTATAATGATGAAAAAGGAACTATTACTTTATTATTAACAGGAACTTTATCAACTTCTATAATTTCTAAGGAAATTACTATTAGAGGATTTATAACAGCTAAAGAAGCTTTTGCAGATGCTCTTGGTTTAATTAAAGGGAAAATAGATTCTAATTTCTTTACACCTTCAAGAGTAAATTTAACAGAAATAAATTTTAAAGAAATGGAAATTAAATTAAAAGATATCGGTTTTAATTCAGCTTATGAATTTGGAAATATTAATACAAATAGAGTAGTTGTTAAGTCATATCAAATTATAACTGTAAATAATGAAAAATTTGATTCAAAAACTAAGAATATGAAAATTATTGTTAATGGGACTTTTGATGGAATTGCAATTACTTATGAAAGAGATTTAATTGGTTTTAGTGCTATTGATGAAAGTATTATTAATTCATTAATTATTATTGAGAAAATTGCTCAAGGACAATTAGAACAAGAGAGTTTTGCAAATAATACTTTAGAAAATATTACAAGTAATTCAAGAGAAGATTTTAACTTAATAAATCAAGGAATTGTTGTAAAACTAGGTGATGCTTGAGAAAGAAATGTTGATGGTAATATTATTTTAGTTGATGGCATTCCAGTTTTAGATTCTTCTTTAAAAGCAAGAGGACTTAAATATTTATCTAATACTTTTAGATGAGTAACTTCAGATTCTAAAATAGAAAATGGTATTATTATTTCCCAAACTTTAACAATAAGCTTTCATTTTGATGAAACAATTGATTCTTTAGATTTAGGGATTTCTAATTTTACCATTTCTAAAGTTATTTCAATTTCTTCAAAAGAAAATTAA
- a CDS encoding lipoprotein 17-related variable surface protein → MIKQKNKKILIGLGLTTATVVLPISIVACATNETNAQKITKALDLITETSFKIENKSNKMATSITEANLQTEVVLNITGPTTSGVKFTYTLATEESKKPNDTTGTINLIVTGTIGTDKNTKEIKISGFLTTVQAADKATAQAAVDAITSLTEADNSPKGTTLASKVTPETLKTFVQNPANSANGVVFAVTIISTNDTTGILTLGLTGTLNGQVATRETTTPLTISGFLTTDQNNFAIAQAAVDAINTLTEATNSPKGTTLASEVKPETLKTFVQNPANSANGVVFAVTIISTNDTTGILTLGLTGTLNGQVATRETTTPLTISGFKTTDQRAKDLVVLQNTYNEIVQNSLIINNSNAISEILASSATNEFINQNVKINPINNVNFTLEVDSPNDTAGTLNVKVIASFEGQILKTKILNVDNFKTATMAFGDWLGLSNSEVNTTFFTPSVTNILTQNNIDTMRSFIKQIGIINKNQDFGTTNASRFTLANYQITDLNGDVTTFTKDSTDMKITINGTLDENAVSFSKELKGFTAISTILDKLFTFERSSRSLITSSRGAGRNFTDLISTSIQGPNSGAFGVIVKPTDFWAKDIEGNVLFNDNNIPRFKKDLEDRNLRLAFNGIASFRWSIINPKFVGTGTDRVLQNPFSINLPFDSTISGGNPVIPGNIGGDNINTFRTTPVSLEQSMPV, encoded by the coding sequence ATGATTAAACAAAAAAACAAAAAAATTTTAATTGGTTTAGGATTAACAACAGCAACTGTTGTTTTACCAATTAGTATTGTAGCTTGTGCCACCAATGAAACTAATGCCCAAAAAATTACAAAAGCTTTAGATTTGATTACTGAAACAAGTTTTAAAATAGAAAACAAATCAAATAAAATGGCAACTTCAATTACTGAAGCTAATTTACAAACAGAAGTAGTTTTAAATATTACCGGTCCAACAACAAGCGGTGTTAAATTTACATATACTCTTGCAACTGAAGAATCAAAAAAACCAAATGATACAACAGGAACTATAAATTTAATTGTCACAGGAACAATTGGTACTGATAAAAATACAAAAGAAATAAAAATTTCAGGATTTTTAACAACAGTTCAAGCTGCAGATAAAGCAACAGCTCAAGCTGCAGTTGATGCAATAACTTCTCTAACAGAAGCAGATAATTCTCCAAAAGGAACAACTCTTGCTTCAAAAGTTACACCAGAAACTTTAAAAACTTTTGTTCAAAATCCAGCAAATTCTGCTAATGGTGTAGTATTTGCAGTTACAATTATTTCTACAAATGATACAACAGGAATTTTAACTCTTGGTCTAACAGGAACTTTAAATGGTCAAGTCGCAACAAGAGAAACAACTACTCCTTTAACAATTTCAGGATTTTTAACAACAGATCAGAATAATTTTGCAATTGCTCAAGCTGCAGTTGATGCAATTAATACTCTAACAGAAGCAACTAATTCTCCAAAAGGAACAACTCTTGCTTCAGAAGTTAAGCCAGAAACTTTAAAAACTTTTGTTCAAAATCCAGCAAATTCTGCTAATGGTGTAGTATTTGCAGTTACAATTATTTCTACAAATGATACAACAGGAATTTTAACTCTTGGTCTAACAGGAACTTTAAATGGTCAAGTCGCAACAAGAGAAACAACTACTCCTTTAACAATTTCAGGATTTAAAACAACAGATCAAAGAGCTAAAGATTTAGTTGTATTACAAAATACTTATAATGAAATTGTTCAAAATAGTTTAATTATTAATAATTCAAATGCAATTAGTGAAATTTTAGCAAGTTCAGCAACAAATGAATTTATTAACCAAAATGTAAAAATAAATCCAATTAATAATGTTAATTTTACATTAGAAGTAGATTCACCTAATGATACTGCTGGAACTCTAAATGTAAAAGTTATTGCTTCTTTTGAAGGACAAATTTTAAAAACTAAAATATTAAATGTAGATAATTTCAAAACAGCAACCATGGCCTTTGGTGATTGACTTGGATTATCTAATTCAGAAGTAAATACTACTTTCTTTACCCCTTCAGTTACAAATATTTTGACACAAAATAACATTGATACAATGAGAAGTTTTATTAAACAAATTGGTATCATTAATAAAAATCAAGATTTTGGAACAACTAATGCAAGTAGATTTACACTTGCAAATTATCAAATCACAGATTTAAATGGAGATGTAACAACTTTTACAAAAGATTCAACAGATATGAAAATTACAATTAATGGTACACTTGATGAAAATGCAGTAAGTTTTTCAAAAGAATTAAAAGGGTTTACTGCAATTAGTACAATATTAGATAAGTTATTTACTTTTGAACGTAGTTCAAGGTCTTTAATTACATCAAGTAGAGGAGCAGGACGTAATTTTACTGATTTAATTTCAACAAGTATACAAGGTCCAAATTCAGGAGCTTTTGGAGTTATTGTTAAACCAACAGATTTTTGAGCAAAAGATATTGAAGGAAATGTATTATTTAATGACAATAACATTCCAAGATTCAAAAAAGACTTAGAAGATAGAAACTTAAGATTAGCATTTAATGGAATTGCTTCATTTAGATGAAGTATTATAAATCCAAAATT